The Streptomyces pratensis genomic interval TGCTGATGGGGCCTGGAGGTGGCGAGGGACTGGTGGATTGCCGCGCCGTCCTTCGTGGACTCACGCAGCACCCCCGCCCTCAGCCTGCTGCGGACGTTGACCCAGGAGACCGCCGTGCCTGAGTCCGGCAGTCCGCCCATCAGCGCCGAGGGGATTCTCCGGACCCGGTTGTTGACGTGATCGGCGATGTAGAGGGTGTCGACGCAGTCCACGGCGAGCCCGACGGGGTTGTTCAGCTGGGCCGACGCAGCCGGCCCTCCGTCACCACCGAAGCCCCCTGAGCCCGTACCTGCGACCGTGGTGATCTTTCCGTCGCCGGTGACCATGCGGACCCGGTTGTTGCGGTGGTCGGAGATGTAGAGGGTGCCGGCGCTGTCCAGCACCAGCGCCAGGGGCATGTTCAGCTGGGCCGACTCTGCCGGTCCCCCATCGCCGCTGAAGCCCGCTGTGCCTGTGCCGACGACCGTGGTGATCTTTCCGTCGGCCGTGATCTTCCGGACCCGGTTGTTGCCTGTGTCAGCGATGTAGACATCGCCCGCGCTGTCCACAACCACCTGGCGAGGGCAGTTCAACTGGGCCGACTCGGCTGGACCGTTGTCCCCCCGGTAGGCGGGCGCCCCGGTCCCTGCGACTGTACTGATCTTGCCGTCAGTCGTGATCTTCCGGACCCGGTGGTTGTTGTAGTCGGAGAAGTAGACGATGCCGGAGCTGTCCACCGCGATCCCCAACGGAAGGTTCAGCCGGGCGGCCGTGGCGGGCCCGCCGTCACCGTGGGAGCCCGCGATCCCTGTCCCGGCGACGGTGGTGATCTTCCCGTCGGCTGCGATCTTTCGGATCCGGTGGTTGCTGGAATCAGTGAAGTAGAGGGCGTCCGCGCCGTCCACCGCCATCTGGCGCGGGCAGTTCAGCAGGGCCGCGACGGCAGGACCGTCATCGCCCCGGTACCCCGCGACACCGGTCCCTGCGACCGTACTGATCTTGCCGTCAGTCGTGATCTTCCGGACCCGGTGGTTGTTGTAGTCGGAGAAGTAGACAACGCCGGCGCTGTCAACCGCGACCCCGTACGGACGGTTCAGCTGAGCCGAAACGGCTGGCTCGCCCTCCCCCTTGAACCCTGCGACCCCGGTCCCCGCGACCGTACTGATCGGCGAGGTGGAACCCTCGGCATCTGTGGTGCTCATCGCCATCCCTTCGTCGTTCACCCACCGCCGATACCAGCGGCAACCACCCAACTCCAGCACGTCACAGGGGTGTTTTGTCGGCAAGATCACTTACGAGTGGCCCTTCCGGGTGGGTTGACGAGTCACCGCCGGCCACACACTCCGGAAGCCGACTCCTGCCCGGTCGCGCAACCGAATACCGCGCGGTTCGAACGACGTTCCGCCGCTGCGGACGCCGGCAGTTGGTCCGGCGTCATCGCGGAGCTGCAGCACCAGGGCATCCCAGTTCGACGGCCCGGTAGTGCTTGTCGGCCACTCCTACGGCGGGCGGTCATCTCTGTGGCAGGCACCGTCGAGAACGTGGCCGGCCTGGTCCACGTCGCCGCCTACACGCCCGAAGTGGGCGTAGGCCTCGGCGAGCCGCAGAGACGTTTCCCCCTGTCGCCGCTGGACAGCAACCTCACGGAGAAGACGTACCCGGTTGACGGCGAGGAGGCTGCGGTCCAGGTCACGATCAAGTCCGAGGCGCACCCCGGCATCTTCGCCGCCGCCGTTCCTGCCGCTGTCACCGAAGTCCTGACAGCGAACACAGCGTCCACCGGCCGCCTCGACGTTCACGGAGACGGCTTCGGCCGCAAACGTGGAGGACCAAGCCGGCGTGGGAGTTAGCACCCGG includes:
- a CDS encoding RICIN domain-containing protein, producing MSTTDAEGSTSPISTVAGTGVAGFKGEGEPAVSAQLNRPYGVAVDSAGVVYFSDYNNHRVRKITTDGKISTVAGTGVAGYRGDDGPAVAALLNCPRQMAVDGADALYFTDSSNHRIRKIAADGKITTVAGTGIAGSHGDGGPATAARLNLPLGIAVDSSGIVYFSDYNNHRVRKITTDGKISTVAGTGAPAYRGDNGPAESAQLNCPRQVVVDSAGDVYIADTGNNRVRKITADGKITTVVGTGTAGFSGDGGPAESAQLNMPLALVLDSAGTLYISDHRNNRVRMVTGDGKITTVAGTGSGGFGGDGGPAASAQLNNPVGLAVDCVDTLYIADHVNNRVRRIPSALMGGLPDSGTAVSWVNVRSRLRAGVLRESTKDGAAIHQSLATSRPHQQWRLVVTGQDEGDVLYRIENVRSGKVLEVVGGGTADGAAVAQRAYEGSEAVHQQWRLVPAGPVTDTPRVYEIANRNSGLLLSIDTNAPSAIKQYGAQRDHRDRQWQLLPV